The genomic interval GAACTCCCGGACGTCCGTCTCCGGGGAGACCTCCGCGACGATGCGCCCGGTCCCGTCCTCTGCCACTGCCTCCGTGACGTTCGCTCCGGCGTCGGCGAACGTCACGACGGCCGAGTTCTCGGCGACGACGGCCTCGAACACCTGCTCGCCGTCGCGTTCGGTCACCGCCGAGATGCGGTCGATAGACGGGTGTGCTTCTCCCTCGGAGAGTACCCTGTCGACGTCGCAGTCCGAGGACGCGAGGTAGAGGATGGCGCTCCCCGACGTGAGCGGGACGAACCCGTCGAGACGGATCGTACAGTCGGCCCGGGCCGAGAGGTCGACGACGGCCGACGAATCGACCGAGAGCTGCAGTTCGACGACGCTGTCGGCGTTGAGGAGGCGACGGTTCTCCATCGCGGTGATGGCGTAGCCGACCGTCTCGCCGAGCAGTCCGAGCGCCGTCCGCTCCGCCTCGCCGAACGGGTCCGGGCGCTCGGTGTGGACGACGAGCGACCCGTGGGTCGTCTCGTTGTACGCCATCGGCACGACGACGAACCCGGTGCCACCCGCCTCGAAGACGGCCTGGGAGAGCGGGTCCTCGGCGGTCGGGCTGGCGAGTTCGTGGTGGACGCGGCGCTCGCTCGTGGCGGCCCCGATGGCGCTGTGCGCCCGCACCTCGTGGGAGAGGTCGCCCGCCGCGTCGAGGAACCCGCCGTCGTCGCCGGCGAACGCACGCGGCCGGATGCCGTCGTCGTTCACGTCACGTTCCGTCGTCCACGCGAACGAGTAGAGGTCGTCGTCGGCGACGATACCCACACAGAGGCTCTGTTCGAGCTGTTCGCGACTCTCGGCGTCGAACAGCGTCCGGGTGAGTCCCCGGATGAGTTCGCCGACCCGATTGGTCGTCTCCAGCTTCGCGTTCTGGTCTCTGGCCTGCTGCTCGGCCAGCTTCTGCTCGGTGACGTTCAGGTGCAACACGAGGACGAACCGCTCGCCCTCGTGGACGAACCCAACCGCGCGCATCGTGAACCAGCGCCGTTCGTTCGGGCTATGACACGGGTAGTCGACGGAGAACTCGTCGCGCTCGCCGTCGAGGACTGCGTCGAGTCCCGCCGCGGCCGTGTCACCGGAGTCGCCGCTGCTCGCCGCACAGACCGCGAGGTAGTTGTCCCCGATGGTGTGGGGGTCGCCCTGGATGCCGTTCGCCTCGCCGAACGCACGCCACGCCTCGTTGGTGTAGACGATGGTGCCGTCCCTGTCGAGGATGGCGACCTGCGTCGGCAGGGTGTCGAAACTCGCACTCGCGAGCGGATGGGACCGGAACACCGAGCGCGTCGTGGGCGCGCCCTCGGTCGTCTCCGTCTCGATGTCGTCTCCGGAGTTGCTCACGCTGTGGTCCTCACGCCGTGTAACCGGCTTGAAATATGCAAGGTACTCGGGCGGAAAAGTATGCGCGTTGCACACTCCGAGAACAGACCGTTTTTCTCTCCGGCTCGGGTACCATCCGTATGAGCAAGGTGAGCATCGGCCTCCGCGGGTGGCGCTTCGACGAGGAAGAGATTCTCGGCGACGACGGGTCGCTGAAACCGCTCGCGCAGATTCCGCCCGAGCCGAGGGAGCGCATCGCCCGACTGGCGACGCTCGTCGACAAGCCGTGTGACGCCTGCTGGCTGACCTACGGCGAGGAGGAGCGCCAGCGTTGCAAGCAGGCGAAGGTCGTCTACGGCGAACCGCTCGGCGAGGTGCTGCTCTGCAACGAGCACGAACCCGACTTCCTCTACTGGTTCCGCGAGGAGGGCGGCACCGACCTCGCGGGGGACCGCCTCCTGCAGAACGCGTTCCACCAGTGGTTCGCCGACGGTGGCGAGGCCCCCGAGGGCTACGGCGGGATGGAGCACGTCGACACCGACCCCGACGACGTCGTCCAGCCAGAGCCCGACCCACAGCTCGATGACCTAGAGACCGAACTCGCGGAGATGAGCGACGAGGAACGGGAGGCGCTCGACATCGACCTCTCGGACCTCGACCTGTAGCGCCCGCCCGGCCCGTTCTTCTCGCCGCGACCCCGGAACGCGCCGCTTTTCCCCACCGACCGGCAACCACGGCCAATGAGCATCGCGGTCGCCGTCGTGGACGCGCGCACGCCCGGCAACGTCGGGACCATCGCCAGGGCGATGAAGAACTTCGGCCTCTCGGAGTTGCTGCTGGTCGACCCGCCGGACCTCGACGAGGACGGCGAGGCGTACGGCTTCGCGGGGCAAGCACGCGAGGACATCCTCCCGAACGCTCGCCAGGTGAGCTTCGACCACGTCGTCGAGAACTACCACACCGTCGGGACGACGGCCATCACCAACGACGACGAGCGTCGCCACGTCCGGTACCCGTTCCGGACGCCGCGAGAACTCGCCGACTCGCTGGAGGGCGTCGAGGCGGACACCTGCGTCGTGTTCGGACGCGAACGCGTCGGCCTCCACAACGAGGAGCTCGAACGGATGGACGAGGTCTGTACCATCCCGGCGAGCGCGGACTACCCCGTCCTCAACCTCGGGCAGGCCGCGACAGTCGTCTGCTACGAACTGCGGACGCTGACGGTCGAGGACCACCAGCACCCGACCGAGGTGGACCGCGCGCCCCAGCAGGACGTGGTGGGACTCCACGACCAGTGGGGGTCGTTCGTCGAGGCGGCGGGCATCGTCGAGGAGCGACGGCAGCAGACCCGGCGGATGTTCCGCCGCCTCGTCGGCCGCGCCCACCCCACGACCCGCGAGGTGAGTACGCTCCGTGGAATCCTTCGACGTGCGCAGAGCCGTATCGAGAATCCGGACCGGTACGACTGAGCCGTTGTCCAGACGGCACGGGCGGACGAGCCGGACGGCACCGGCGACAGCACGACAGCGGACGAACTACCCGAACGTGACCGGCCTGACGGCAGAGACCAGTAGCTCGTAGTCCATCCACGCGTCCGTGTCGCGACAGGCCCACGCGCCTTCGACGTCGACACCGTGTCGGTGGGCCGATTCGATGAGTTCGTTGAACTGTTCGACCAGCTCTGCTTCCGTCGTAACGGTCGGGGGTGAGTGTGGTGCGTCCATGGATATCTCGTCGTTCGTCGTGTGACGGCGTCAGCCGACGCTCTCGACTCCGAACGGTCGCCCTCAGATGCTCGGAGACGTACCTACGACGGTCGCCGGAAAACGGTCGTCGCCTGCGAGGTCATGACCACCACTGCGCGAACGCGGCGCTCGATATCGACTCACGGTCGACGGTACTCCGTCTGTTCCGGGGACGTGTGAATCAGTACTCGGCGAACGTCGTTACGAGGTGCTTGCGAAGTGCATCTCGGTGGTCCGCACAGAGCCACCCGTTGACCGGGAGTCCGGACTGCCGGTCGATGCGGTAGCGGCCGACGACGTCGTTCGGACACCCAGGTGCATCGTCCTGCGCGAGCAGTTCGTCGACGGTCGCTGGTCGCTCGCCAGCAGCGTCCGTCGAGCACGCTCGACAGAGATACGGCTCGGTGAACTCGCCCGCGAGAGAACCCCTCGCTGCACCCTCCACGGGAGAGTCGTGCGGTGTCACGTTGTACCATCTGATAGTCCAGGTCCTAAATACGTGTGGGCTTCACCATCGAAATAGAAGTCTATGGTACGAGTAGGTGGTGACGATGGTGCTCTCTCGACGGCGTAGCGTCGGTACTCTCGTGTCCGCGCCCTGCAGAAGCGACCTGCTCACGCTCCCTATCGTTCGGTCCTGTCCAGTCGCACTATCGCCCGCCCACATGGGTCACGCCTCAGGAGCGCGTTCACCAGCGACCAGGGGACTGTGGGCGGGCAAGAGACGAGGAGGGGTACGCCAGAATAACTGCTCACCTCCACTATCGGAATCATTTATCTCGCGCCGTCTCTCGGGTCGCTTCAGTGTCTATCGACAGGTCAGTACGCCAGTGAACCCCCCGTCGTAACGGTGGCGACACTCGGGCCTGCTCGTGGTCGCTACCGACCCGTCGGTCCACCGACGGTCGTCGACGAGGAGAACAGCCCTCGTCAGTTCGTCGCGGCCGTCGACGGCGAGCAGCCACACCTCTCGGTGAAGTGCCCCACTGGCCAGTGAAGGACGATTCGACCACACTGACGACGTTTCGCCTCACGACCCGCGGAAAGCGACACCCGCGAGCGAGCCACTGTCTGCGTCGATGGAGGGACAGGTCCGACGAATCAACCGGTCGCGTCCCGTCAGTCGTCGGTATCGACGGCCTTAGCGTTGCCCCCAGCACTCGCTGTTGGGTCGGGCGACGGCGCGTTGTCGGTCGTATCGAGGGAGGGCATGTAGTCCGGGGCGTCCTCGTCGAGGTCCGCGAGGTACCGTCTCGACCAGACCTCTGCGCTGTGGTCGTTACTGTCTCTGTGCTCCCCGTAGAGTTCTAACGCGGTGTCGAGGGTCGCTACCGTACGCTGATACTCACAGTTCTGACAACCGACGACGAACGGTTGGACCATTACTGTCGTCTACTACAGTCACGTGCATAGAGTGAGACGCTAGCCATATATCCAAATCAGCTCACGGGGCGGGTAACTACTTAGTGAGGCCGTGGTCCGCGGAGTGACGGTTCGATGTTTGCACGCTCTGTTCCCGTCGTTATCGGCACCGTACAGCGGGTTCTTCGGAACGAGCGGCGGTTCGTCGGATGAACTCGTACCGCGTGTGTACCGTGACGGCGGCGACTCACCAGTCTCGACTGGCGAGTCGTTGCCGAACGGACTACCGGGCATCGGAGCGGAACGGCGATTACTGGACCACGGGAGGTGACGCCGCGACAGACGCAACCTCGTCGTTCGAGCACTCGCCGCTGAACGAGAGTCGGAGGTGGCCGTCTCCTCTCCCCCGCCAAATCGGAACGCCCTCGCAGGGTGCCTGCAGTCTACTCGCTCCACTCGCCAGGGAAGGAGACACCTCGGTCACGGGCCACCGAGTCGAGAGCCTAATACGTACCAGTTCCCCCGGTGGTGCACCCGGCGCATAGCTTCTTGTCCCGCCCGCGTGTCACTCCGCCTCGATGACGGACGAACCGGACGTCGAGTTGCTCACCGACGAGTACGGCGTCAGCCACGTCTACGCCGACTCGCGGTACGCACTCGGGTACGGCCAGGGGTACGCGCAGGCCCGCGACCGACTGTTCCAGATGGACGTGCTCCGGCACGTCGGCTACGGCGACAGCGCGGGCGTCCTCGGGCCGTCGCAGGTCGCCTCCGACCGGCAGGTCAGACGCGACCTCTACACGCGCGAGGAACTCGAACGCCAGTACGAGCGGTCAACGCCGGAGGCGAAGGAACTGCTGGAGGGGTTCGCCGCTGGCGTCAACCGCCGCCGCGCGCAGGCGATGCGCGACCTCCCGGCGGAGTTCCTCACGCTCGGCCACCTCCCCGAACCGTGGGACCCGGTCGACACCGTCGCCGTCCTCGCGTACATGATCGGCTACTTCGGCACGTTCGGCGGTCACGAGATCGGGAACGCCGCGCGGTTCGCCCGCCTCGAAGAGCGCCTGGCGGACCGCGCGGCTGCCTACGAGGCGTACGGCGACCTGAACTGGCTCCGCGTCCCCGAGGACCACACCGCCACGCTCGACGCACCCCGCGACGGCGGCGAGGACGCACTACGCTTCGACGACGTGCCCGCGGAGCAACTCGACCTCGCGGAGGCCGCACTCGGTGCCGTCCCGTGGGGCGAACGCGAGGGGAAGGTGTTCGGCCTCCAGCGAGCGACGGGCGCGCTCGCGGGGTTCGAGTGGGGGTCGAACGCGCTCGTCGTATCGGGCGACCGAACGGAGACCGGGTCCCCGATGATGTTCGGCGGCCCCCAGATGGGGTACTTCCGACCGCCCGTCGTCCACGAGGTGGGCCTCCACGGCGCGGGGTTCGACTGCGCCGGCATCGCCGTCGTCGGCACGCCGGGCGTCGTCATCGGCCGGACGCCCGAGTTCGCGTGGTCGGTCACGAGCGGCTACGACGACATGCGCGACACCGTCGCCCTCCGTCTGCACCCGACGGACGACGACCGGTACTACTGGCGGGGCCGCTGGCGCGAGTTCCGCACCGAGGAGGTGACGCACTCGCCGTCCCGGCTCGGGGCGCTCGCGGACGGGCAGCGACCCGCGGGGGGCGAGACTCAGCAGTTGGCGTGGGTCGAGGAGAGCGGCGCGACGATGCCCGTCGTCGCGTGGAACCCCACCGAGCGCGTCGCGTGGGCGCAGCGCACGACGACGCGAGGACAGGAGCTACAAGCCGCGCTCCAGTGGTCGGAACTCGGAGCGCTCGACTCACCGAAGGAGGCCGAAGAACACCTCGCGGAGTTCCCGTTCAGCTTCAACTTCCTGTTCGCGGATAGCGAGGAGGTCCGGTACGTCCACACCGGTCGCATCCCGGAGCGGCCGGACGACGTGGATCCGCGGTTCCCGGTCCCGGCCGACCGGTTCCGCTGGCACGGCACCCGCGTCGGCGCGGGCCTCGACTGTTCGGGGACCGACCCCGAGTCGGGCTACTTCGCGCAGTGGAACAACGCACCCGCGACCGGGTGGCGTGCTGGCGACGCCGAGGGTCGGTGGGGCTCCATCCACCGCGCGGACCTGCTGGAGACGGTCGTCGACGAGCACCTCGCCGACGGGCCGCTGTCGATGGACGGTGTCGAGTCCATCCTGCAGGAGGCGGCCACCCGCGACCCGGTCGCCCGCCACTCGGCACCGATACTCGCGGACGTCGCCCGAGAGAGCGACGATTGGATACTTCGAGCGATGGCCGACGAACTCGACGCGTGGCGCGAGGCGGGCTACACGTGGGCCGAGGGCGCTGCCGACGGGGACGACCCCGAGCGCGACGGCGGGTTCGACGCCGACGGAGACGGGCGATACGACTTCGCGGCGATGGCCATCTGGGAGGAGACGCGCCGCGAGCTACAGGAGCGCGTGTTCGGCCCAGCGCTCGGTGACCTGACGCCCGAACTCGTCTTCGACCCGCCACTGGAGGTCCATCCCGAAGAGGACGAGTTCCCCCACGCCGGGGACCACGGGCGTACCGACCGCGACGTGACGCTCGTGGATGCCCTCCGGGGCGAGACGAGCCACGACTGGTTCGATGAGGACCGAGACGCTGTCGTGGAGGACGCGCTACGCGCGGCCGCCGAGACGCTGACCGAAGAGTTCGACAGCGACGACCCGGCGGACTGGCGACGCGAGGTTCGCACGACCGGGTTCTCGCCGATGGGTGGGCTGCCCGTCTGCGAGATTCCGATGGTCAACCGCGGGTCGTGGAACCAGGTCGTCTCGCCGGTCGAGAACCGCGCTCGCGGCGTGCTCGCGCCGTCGAACGTCGGCCACCTCGCGATGCGAGAGCTTCCGGGTGCGGTCCGCGGGTCGGTTCCCGACCAGCTGGAAGACCAGCTGGCGATGTACGAGGAGTTCGACTACAAACCGTTCCCCGTGGCGCGGCGGCGCGTCGAGGAGCGTGCGGAGCGACGAACGCTGCTCGACGCCGAGACGCTGGGTCGGTTCCCGAGACTCTTCGGATTGCTGGGTCGGGACTGAAGACGAGTCAGTAGTACGGGAGTCGGTCAGGGACGGTCCTGTGGTCGCCGTCGGACCTCGGCGTGCTTCTCGACGCGAGCACCGTCGTCCAGACGAGCGCCTGGGCGCACGTCAGCGTGTTTCCCGACTCTCGCGCCGTCGGCGACGGTCGCCGTCTCGTGGACGGACGCGTGTTCACCGATTCTCATACAGAGGTGTGTGACGCGACCACTCGCAAAGAACGTAGGGGCGGCAGGCTCAGGCGCGTTTCTGTATCTCCTCGCGGAGCACCGAACTGACGAGTTCGCCGTCGGCCTTCCCGCGGAGTGCGCCCATCGCCTCGCCCATCAGTCCGGAGAACGCTCCCATCCCCTCCGCCTCCACCTGGTCGCCGTTCCGTTCGACGACCTCGGCGATGGTCTCGCGGACCTCGCTCTCGTCGACGCCGCCGAGTCCGGCCTCCTCGGCGGCCTCTTCCGCGGTCATCTCGGGGTGGTCGGCGAGCGTCCGCAGCACGGGGCCGACGCCCTCCTTCGCCAGGTCGCCGGACTCGACGCGGTCGAGGACGGCGAGGAAGTGGTCCTCGCGCAACCGCTCGACGGGCACGTCGTCGCGGCGGAGTTCGGTGACGGTCGATTCGAGCGTCCCGGCGGCGAGCGTCGGGTCGACGCCGTTCTCGACGGCCGTCTCGAAGACGGGCATCCGCCGGCCGAACGCGACCTGTTCGGCGAGACCCGCGTCCAGCCCGTACTCCTCGACGTAGCGGTCGACGCGTTCGGTGAGCAGTTCGGGCGTCTCGACCGCACCGAGGTCGAGGTCCACTGGCGGGACGTCCGTCTCGGGGTACATCCGGGCCGCGCCGGGGAGCGGCCGGAGGTATCGTGATGTGCCGTCGTCGTTCGCGCCGCGCGTCTCCTCGGGGACGCCCTCGATGGCAGCTTCGGCTCGGTCGGCGACGGCCCCGATGGCGCTCTCGGCGACGCTCGTCCCCGCGGCGACGATGGCGACTGCGTCGTCACCACTCGCACCGACAGCGTCGCGCAGGGCCTCGACCTCCTCGTCGGTGACGCCGTACGCCGGCAGTTCGTCGGTGTGGAAGATGCCGCCCGCGCCCGAGCGTTTCGCGTGGTCGGAGAACTCGGTTCCGAGGCGGCGGTCGGGCTGAATCTCCCGTCCCACGAGGCCGTCGAACCCGTGGAGCGGGACGGCCATCACCGTCGCCGCGCCCGCGATGACGCCGCTGTCGGTGTCCGCGAAGACGTCGGTCACGTCCCGTGGGTCGCCGACGCCGGCGTCTCGGTCGGCGAGTTCGTCGCGGATGTCGACCAGTTGGACCTGCCGATGGACCTCGTTGCGGACGATATCGGCGATATCGTCGAGGCTCTGGACGCCCTTCAGTTCGACGCGCGCGCCCTCGGCGATGGAGATGTTGACGTCCTGCCGGATGGTGCCCAGACCCCGCTTCACCTTCCCGGTCGACCGGAGCAGCATCCCGATCTCGCCGGCGGCCTCCTGGGCCTGCTCGGGCGAGCGGATGTCCGGTTTCGTGCCGATCTCGACCAGCGGGATGCCGAGGCGGTCGAGCGCGTAGGTGACGCCGTCGTCGCGTTCCTCGACGCGACCGGCGGACTCCTCTTCGAGCAGGAGGTCGGCGATACCGACCGGGCCGTCGTCGGTCCGAATCTCGCCGTCCGTGGCGACGAGCATCGAACGCTGGAACCCGGAGGTGTTCGAGCCGTCGACGACGAGTTTCCGCATTATCTGTCCCTGGTCGATGGTCGTCGTCTCCAGGAGGGCGGCGATTTCGAGCACCACTTCCAGCGCCTCGTCGTCGATGCGGTGGGGTGGTTCGTCGTCCTCCTCGACGAGGCAGGTGGTGTCGAACGCGAGGTACTCGAACTCGCGGTCGACGCGGCTCTCTTCGAGGGCGGCCTCGTCTATCTCGCCCAGTTCCGAGCGCGTCGGGTGGAGGTAGCGCGTCACCGTCCGCATCGCCTCCTCGGGGTCGCGCCGGGTCGTCGGACAGCCACAGAAGAGCTTCGTCGCGGTGTCGAGTTGCTGGTGGATCTCCAGCCCCGCCACGAGGCCGAGGTCCTCGTAGTCGTAGTCCGGGGTCGTCATGTCCGGGATTCCGCGACGGGACGGTAAAAAACCAGTCAGTCGCGGTCAGGCACGGTCGGTCGCGGTCGGGCGCAGTCGGGCCCGAACGAGGCCGTCACTCCTCGTCGCCGAGGATACCCGGCTCGGTCATCGCGAGCGGTTCGAGCACCTCGTCGGCCTCCGCCTCGGAGAGGTAGCCCTCGTCGACGGCGACCTGCTTGACGGTCTTCCCCTCGGCGAGCGCCTGCTTCGCGACCTTCGACGCCTTGTCGTAGCCGATGGCGGGGTTGAGCGCGGTGGCGAGCGCCATCGAGCGCTCGACCTGCGTCTCGCAGGTCTCGCGGTCGGCTTCGAGTTTCGCGACGAACTTCTCGCCGAACGTCTCGGCCGCGTTGGCGAGCATGTTCGTCGATTCGAGGAAGTTGTGCGCCAGCACCGGCTTATAGAGGTTGAGGTCTATCTGGCCCTCCGCCGCACCCGCGCTGACGGCGGCGTCGTTGCCGACGACCTGCTTGTGGACCTGGTTGACCGCCTCGGCGACGACGGGGTTGATCTTCCCCGGCATGATGGACGAACCGGGCTGGTTCTCCGGCTGGTCGAGTTCTCCGAGGCCGTTCCGCGGCCCGGAGGCGAGCAGGCGGAGGTCGTTGGCTATCTTGTTCATCGAGCCAGCGACGACCCGGAGCGCGCCGTGGCCCTCGCTCATCGCGTCGTGGGCGGCCTGCGCCTCGAAGTGGTTGTCGGCCTCGCGGAACGGGAGGCCCGTCTCCTCGGCGATGTACTCCGCGGCGAGTTCGGGGAACTCGGGGTCGGTGTTGAGGCCGGTGCCGACCGCCGTCCCGCCGAGGGCGAGTTCGGCGAGGTGGTCGGTGGTGTTCTCGACGCGCTCGATGCCCTTCTCGACCTGTGCGCGGTAGCCGCCGAACTCTTGACCGAGACGGACCGGCGTGGCGTCCTGCAGGTGCGTCCGGCCCGTCTTCACGATGTCGTCGAACTCCTCTTCCTTCGCGGCGAGTTCGTCGCGCAGCGTCTCCAGTGCGGGGAGCAGGTCCTTCTCGACGGCTTCGAGCGCCGAGACGTGCATCGCGGTCGGGATGACGTCGTTCGAGGACTGGCCGAAGTTGACGTCGTCGTTGGGGTGGACCGCGCGCGAGCCGATATCTTCGCCCAGTATCTCGGCGGCGCGGTTGGCGACGACCTCGTTGGCGTTCATGTTCGAGGAGGTCCCCGACCCGGTCTGGAACACGTCGACCGGGAACTGGTCGTCGTGGTCGCCCGCGATGACCTCGTCGGCCGCCTCGACGATGGCCTCGCCCGTCTCCTCGTCGACGTGGCCGAGGTCGACGTTCGCCCGCGCGGCCGACTTCTTCACGACGCCCAGCGCACGGACGAACCGCCGCGAGAACTCGATGCCCGAGATGGGGAAGTTCTCGACCGCCCGCTGCGTCTGTGCCCCCCAGTAGGCATCCGCCGGTACCTGCATCTCGCCGAGACTGTCGCGCTCCGTCCGGTGCTCGTCGCTCATGTCCGGGCCGACGCCCGGCGGTGGCGTAAAACCCATCGAAACCCGGTCGAACCGTCGAACGAGTCCGGCCAGTCGTTCTTTCGAATGTGAGTAAAACTTTAGTCCTCGTGGTCTAACGTAGTCCTATGAGTACGCGAGTGGGTGGCACGGATATCGAGACCGTAGCGGACGAACCGACCGTCGGCGTCGGCGTCGAACTCGTGGGCCTCTCGATGGCCCGCGCTGGCGTCGCGCGGAGCCAGATGTCGCTCCCGGAAGGGGCGACGGTCGTCGACGCGGTCGAGCGACTCGCAGACAAGCACGGCGCGCCGGTCCGACCGGCGTTGCTCCGTGGCTCCCGTATCCGGCAGGACACCGTCGCCCGTCGGCGGTCCGGGAGCGACTGGGAACGCATCTCGGGGAACGAGACACTCACGCACGGCGACCGCATCCGCTTCGAGGTCAGCGACTGACCGGACCCGGTCCAGCGGAGCGCCTCGATTCGACTGGCTCGTACTCGACCCGGTCGCAGTCACCCCAGACCCACCCGCTGACGTAGTTCACCCGTCGACGGCCACGGGCTGTCGGCCCGTCTCTGAAAGTCGTACCCGATAGCAGCGCGACCGCTCCGGACTACTCCAGCCCGGCCAGTCGGTCCAGCGCGTACACCATCCTGAGCATGCTGGCCGCACCGTCGCGTTCGAACACGAGTTCGTCCGTCTCCAGCACGTGGTCGAGGACGACCTCCGAGGCGTGGTTCGGGGCGGCGGCGATGCCCGCCTCCTCCTCGGCGACCCACTCCATCACCCGGAGGTCGGACTTCGAGTCGCCCATGACGAGCGAGAACGGGTCGTCGATGCCGAGCACGTCGAGTGCGGCCTCGACGCCCGCGACCTTGTCGAGTTCGTAGCTACCGAGTTCGGCGGCGTCGCCCTCGTAGTACCCGACCTCCAGTCGTTCGAGTCGCTCCTCGACGTCCTCCGGGACCTCGGCGTCCGGCACGCCCGGCCCGCGTTCGAGGACGCCGCGAATCTCGGGGTCGGTGCGGGCGTAGTACGCCCGCGTCTCTTCTGCCGTCGCTCCATCGAGGACGTCTCCGAGCAGGTCCAGCAGGTAGACGAGCGCCTCGTCGATGACCTCGACGGCTCGCTCGCTCCCGGTCTGGAAGTTCGGTTTGAGCGTCACGGTGAACTCGTTGCCCTGCAGGTGACAGCCCCGGTTGACTCGCTCGGGGGCCTCGGGGAGGACCCGCCCGCGAATCTCGTCGAACGTCCCCCTGACGTCGGCGTCCAGGTCGTCGTACAGCAGGCGTTTGGTGTCGGGGCCGTGGCCGGGCGTGAACACGCCGTTGCCCGCCTCGTAGACGATGGAGAACCGTCCGGAGTGGACGAGTTCGTTGCCCAACCCTTGCGTGATGAATCCCTTGACGTTCTCCAGCGTCTGTCCCGTGCAGATGACGATGGGTATCCCGCCGTCGTGGAGTTTCGTCAGCAGCGACAGCGTCTCGCGGGGTATCTCGTTGTCGGTCCTGCCCGCTGAACGGAGCGTCTCGTCGACGTCGAGGACGAGCACGTTCACCGCACAGTCGTACTTGCCGAGGAGGTCGAGGGCGGTGAACGCACCCTCGCGGGAGGCGTGGGCGGCCACGTCCGCGAACGTCTCGCCGACGGGGAACGCCTCGCGGATGGCCGCCTTCCGCTCGTCGAGTTCGTCGCGGACGTCCTTCCACTGCTCCAGGGCGACGC from Halomarina salina carries:
- a CDS encoding HAD hydrolase family protein, whose translation is MKRYDALYQLYDEFDAETLRAYQELADVFPALGTRVALEQWKDVRDELDERKAAIREAFPVGETFADVAAHASREGAFTALDLLGKYDCAVNVLVLDVDETLRSAGRTDNEIPRETLSLLTKLHDGGIPIVICTGQTLENVKGFITQGLGNELVHSGRFSIVYEAGNGVFTPGHGPDTKRLLYDDLDADVRGTFDEIRGRVLPEAPERVNRGCHLQGNEFTVTLKPNFQTGSERAVEVIDEALVYLLDLLGDVLDGATAEETRAYYARTDPEIRGVLERGPGVPDAEVPEDVEERLERLEVGYYEGDAAELGSYELDKVAGVEAALDVLGIDDPFSLVMGDSKSDLRVMEWVAEEEAGIAAAPNHASEVVLDHVLETDELVFERDGAASMLRMVYALDRLAGLE